The sequence TTTAATTTTTGAGAAATATCAGCAGAAAATTAATAATGCTCAGATTTCAAAAAAAATTGAAGCACAAAAACTTAATACAATCTCAAAAGAATCTTTTGACAAGTATTTTTCAAATTTGAGCAGTATCGATTTTATTGAGCAGAGAATAGATCTCTTTGAAAGACTTATTTTCAATACTTTTCCACATAAAAGACATTCTGTCTTTTTTTCTGAACTTGCAAAGTCAATTTGTCATAATTTAACACAAAATGAATTGGAGACGCTTAAGGAGAGAATCAAAACCCAAAATTATCTTATTACATTAAAGTTAAATCTCTATTTTTTTCAAAATGTTAAAAATAAAGATATAATAGAGCTTCTCAAATTACACGAATCCGTTGAGTTTAAATACACGAGAGATTTCATAGAAAAAATCCAAGTACAAACGAATAAAAAGTTCTTAGATGATCTAAAACAAAAGCTAAAAAGTCTGGACAACACAGAACCTGATACAACATTGATAGGATTTCTATAATTCAAATTTCTAAACAAGCAACAACATGCTCTGGCCCATGTTCCTTAAGTTCAGGAATTTGTTTTTTACAGTTTTCAGTAGCAAGGGGACAACGCGTGTGAAATCGGCATCCACTTGGTGGATTTAATGGAGAAGGTACATCTCCTTCAAGAATTTGTATTTTATGCCTTAGAGTTGGATCAGGAAGAGGAATTGCTGAAATCAATGCTTTTGTATAGGGATGCAAGGGAGATTCATAAAGTGTTTGTGAATGTGCAATTTCTACAACTTTACCTAAATACATAACCACAACACGATCAGAGATATGTTTGACGACGGAAAGATCGTGAGCAATAAAGATTAGGGTTAAATTCATTTCTTTTTGAAGTTCTAATAGGAGATTTAGTATCTGTGATTGGACTGAAACATCGAGTGCCGAGACAGGCTCATCACATATGATAAGTTTCGGTTTAAGGGCAACAGCTCTAGCAATTCCAATTCTTTGTCTTTGTCCTCCTGAAAATTCATGGGGATATCTTAAGTAAGCACTTTCGGGAAGACCAACACGTTTTA is a genomic window of Halobacteriovoraceae bacterium containing:
- a CDS encoding dipeptide ABC transporter ATP-binding protein, with the translated sequence MSETILTVKNLKKYYPVYGGILYSKIAEVHAVDDVSFEIKRGETLGIVGESGCGKSTLGKTILRLYEPSAGDVFFEGKRLADLPKNELRSIRREMQMIFQDPAESLNSRHTIGHILEEPFIIQKIGTPQERKEKVLELLKRVGLPESAYLRYPHEFSGGQRQRIGIARAVALKPKLIICDEPVSALDVSVQSQILNLLLELQKEMNLTLIFIAHDLSVVKHISDRVVVMYLGKVVEIAHSQTLYESPLHPYTKALISAIPLPDPTLRHKIQILEGDVPSPLNPPSGCRFHTRCPLATENCKKQIPELKEHGPEHVVACLEI